In one window of Longimicrobium sp. DNA:
- a CDS encoding DUF7689 domain-containing protein, producing the protein MDDGLRTRYPRLARSHFVVTSPPSEAYNCIAWAAGHDTEWWDPLGFWWPRDALAEWSLRAMLDVFRILGYSPAFTGELETGIEKIAIYGFENDPKHVTRQLESGHWTSKLGKNVDIEHELDGLCGSKYGEVLMVMSRPQGARPRGPIPLVRRGVADAVGA; encoded by the coding sequence ATGGATGATGGTCTCCGCACACGATATCCCAGGTTGGCCCGCAGTCACTTCGTCGTGACGAGTCCGCCGAGCGAGGCGTACAACTGCATCGCGTGGGCGGCAGGCCATGATACGGAATGGTGGGATCCGTTAGGTTTCTGGTGGCCACGAGACGCCCTCGCCGAGTGGTCACTTCGCGCGATGCTCGACGTGTTCAGAATATTGGGCTACTCGCCAGCATTTACGGGGGAATTGGAGACGGGGATCGAGAAGATCGCCATTTACGGGTTCGAGAACGATCCAAAGCACGTCACGCGGCAGCTGGAATCCGGCCACTGGACAAGCAAGCTGGGGAAGAACGTAGACATCGAACACGAACTCGACGGCCTCTGCGGGTCCAAGTACGGCGAGGTGCTGATGGTCATGAGTCGCCCACAGGGGGCTCGACCTCGGGGCCCGATACCGCTCGTCCGGCGGGGTGTTGCCGACGCGGTGGGCGCTTGA
- a CDS encoding MBL fold metallo-hydrolase, producing MTETSRARPAHHGPDGRFRIPWPLEVADQRAGGGVLRWQWERMWSKQPPNPQPSDLPRAAPDIARPRAAADEIRITWIGHASFLLQIGGLNLLTDPHFSQRASPLSWMGPKRFTPPGLALSDLPPIDAVLLSHDHYDHLDEPTVRELHATHDDALTWIAPLGHATWLVARGITRNVHDVDWWDTVELPAAGGPLSITCAPAQHWTRRGLREFNDRLWGSFALRTVSGRGVYFGGDSGYFQGYGEIGRRLGPFDAVMMPIGAYDPRWFMAPAHMNPDEAVRAYGDLGGRGAFVPMHWGTFRLTDEDPLEPPVRLRAAWKDSGLPPGDLHVLPHGGTLIV from the coding sequence ATGACCGAAACTTCTCGCGCGAGACCCGCGCACCACGGACCGGATGGGCGGTTCCGGATTCCCTGGCCGCTGGAGGTGGCGGACCAGCGGGCCGGCGGCGGCGTGCTGCGGTGGCAGTGGGAGCGGATGTGGTCCAAGCAGCCGCCGAATCCGCAGCCGTCAGACCTGCCGCGCGCGGCGCCCGACATCGCGCGGCCGCGGGCGGCGGCGGACGAGATTCGCATCACCTGGATTGGACACGCCAGCTTTCTGCTGCAGATCGGCGGGCTGAACCTGCTCACCGATCCGCACTTCAGCCAGCGGGCCTCGCCGTTGTCGTGGATGGGCCCGAAGCGCTTCACCCCGCCCGGCCTCGCACTCAGCGATCTGCCGCCCATCGACGCCGTCCTGCTCTCGCACGACCATTACGATCACCTCGACGAGCCGACGGTCCGCGAGCTTCACGCGACGCACGATGATGCGCTGACGTGGATCGCGCCGCTGGGGCACGCGACGTGGCTGGTCGCGCGCGGCATCACGAGGAACGTGCATGACGTGGACTGGTGGGATACGGTGGAATTGCCCGCGGCGGGCGGGCCGCTGTCCATCACCTGCGCGCCGGCCCAGCACTGGACGCGGCGCGGGCTGCGCGAGTTCAACGACCGGCTCTGGGGATCGTTCGCGTTGCGGACCGTGTCGGGGCGCGGCGTCTATTTTGGCGGGGACAGCGGATACTTCCAAGGATACGGCGAGATCGGCCGGCGGCTGGGCCCGTTCGACGCCGTGATGATGCCCATCGGCGCGTACGATCCGCGCTGGTTCATGGCGCCGGCACACATGAACCCCGACGAGGCGGTGCGCGCCTACGGCGACCTGGGCGGGCGGGGCGCGTTCGTCCCCATGCACTGGGGCACCTTCCGCCTGACGGACGAGGACCCGCTGGAGCCGCCCGTCCGCCTGCGAGCCGCGTGGAAAGACTCCGGGCTGCCGCCGGGGGACCTGCACGTCCTGCCCCACGGCGGCACCCTCATCG